The nucleotide window CCGTCGGGGAATCTGTGTCTTTGCAGTGGGGTTGGATTATTTGGTAGTGATAAATTCTcggcaattttttacaaaacgtTCGACCTCTCTGTCATCGCCGACTCCCCTGGGTGCCCTTCGTGTGCGAGTTCCAGTACTCTTTGCCGTAGAGATTCGGGAATCACAATGCGTCTCCCACGCAGGAGTATATTGCCTAGCACCGAAAGTTCTAGTGGGAACGGATAATATATATTGGATGTTCCCGAGCTCCACGAGTTGTTACTTATGTGAGTGATTGCATCAGATATATGATCATCCTCTGTACTTTTTTTATCAATGACGGTTACTGTAAGAGTTGCTGGCACGGAACTACACACGATTTGGAAAACATTATCTTCACAGTTGCTGTCAAATATGTCACTACTTGAAAACTTGACTAGTCTCGATAAAGGGTCCGCTATGTTTTCCCTTCCAGCACgataaattactttaaatttgaaagcttGCAGTCGTAGAAGCCAACGTTCAATTCTGGCAGGTGGCTTGGATGTCGGTTTAAAAATAGCTTCAAGGGGTTTGTGGTCTGTGACCAATTCGAATTGTAATCctgctaaataataataaagtttctCTACTGCCCACACTAAAGCCAAGCTTTCTTTCTCTGTTTGCGAATatctttttgaagttatacttcttatacgacgtcggaaaaggttgcgatagattctggttgcgcaaccttccatataaaagtaacgcaaagttgcacAACCTCGCTCCaaccatatgaatgtaacgcaaccttgtctgcgaagatgtgcgagcagcaagcgaagcggtgacaatcggcgatcgtttgttcgtttctttcggcacagctcggccgacacaacaacacaacacaatgttgccatgcttatgctgttgttgtttttgtagaacaatgtttcaatttttggttggtgacatattcacatgtgtgcgcatgtgtatgtttgtatgcttgtgcattattgaagttatagttctttttctttcgtttgcctttctgcgaattctcaactattttgtgtgacttttaattgaaatactctgcgttggcctttcagaatcacacagaatcatttctgtggtttttgaaattgacccacgaggacgaggtatatcgttttatctgggagcgtgagatttaagaaaatcgctcgcttacaagggataaaacgacttctgagtggcgattttaatgaataaattcacagaatcatttctatgcttttggaaatcaatactaataaatatttttttcttactaatagaaaataaatttatcacagcaatatacctaaacatatacataatattgctgtgataaatttaatttctattagtaagcaaaaaattaataataaatttattaagactatacttctcagggcatcacagcaatgttatgtacaGTCACACAATAAAGTCTACATACCCCCCGAAAATTGCAATTCTGAGTTATCTATGcacaatggaaaaacaaaatacataccaAACGAACTCTTATTAAGAGCAATAagatattttgacaattttttttttaatttttctatatttattaaaaatatttcataaaaattgttttccaaacACAGAAAAGTCTACATACGGCAACACGAAAATGTGGATAAAATGCAGCCCTGTATACCAGCAGTGCTACCAACTATCTCAAGCGTCTTTATAGTGTACCGTTATTTGTAAATAAGCTAATTTccatacttttaatattttcaatgtggtattattttaaaatgagtAAAGAAATTAGTGTTGAAGTACGAAAACTAGTTATAAATTATCATAAAGACAAAAAATCTTTACGTGAGATAGGAAAACTAGTAGGACGTCCAAAGTCAACCGTTCAAACAATAATTCGGAATTATAATATAACGAAAAGTGTACAAAGCAAGCCGAGGATTGGCCGTCCGCCTAAGCTTTCATCAAGAGCAAAGCGTAAAATTGTGGCAGAAGTTCAAGAAAATCCCAGAATTTCGGCATCCAGTGCATCCAGAAACTGTACGAAAGTGTTTAAGAGATAGCGGATTTCATAGTCGTGTACCCAGGAAAAAACCGTTTATTAGtgcaattaataaacaaaaacgtgttgattttgcaacaaaatatattgaagCAGATGAATGTTTTTGGGCCAATGTCTTATTTAGCGATGAAAGCAAGTTCAACTTGTTTGGTTGTGatgggaaacaaaaaatttggcgCAAAAACAAAGAAGCGTTATTATCCAAAAATTTGCTTCCTACAGTCAAACACGGAGGCGGTTCCGTAATGGTGTGGGGTTGCATGTCAGCGGCTGGGGTGGGTAATTTAGTGTTTATCGAAACAACAATGGATCGTATGGTGTATCTGAACTTATTAAAAGATAATCTGAGGCAATCCGCAGATAAAATTGGTCTTGCAGAGGGTTGGTACTTCCAGCAAGATAATGACCCAAAGCATACTGCACGTATTGTTAAAGAATGGCTGCTATATAAAGTACCTCATCAACTTCATTCTCCTCCCCAGTCGCCTGATTTGAACCCCATAGAGCATTTATGGGATGAATTAGATCGTCGTATTAGAAAAAGAATGATAAAAAACAAACAGGACCTAAAAAAAGCACTACTAGAGGAATGGGATCTTATTTCAACAGACtataccaaaaaaattgttttttcaatgaaaaaccGATTAAACGCTGTTCTGCACAGTCGAGGTGGTCCcactaaatattgaattaaatattattattactcttttttgtagaaaatacgTTTTGGTTAGGAGTATGTAGACTTTTCTGTgtttggaaaacaatttttatgaaatatttttaataaatatataaaaattaaaaaaaatttgtcaaaatatctTATTGCTCTTAATAAGAGTTCGTTtggtatgtattttgtttttccattgtgCATAGATGACTCAGAATTGCAATTTTCGGGGGGGTATGTAGACTTTATTGTGtgactgtatatgtatatacatattatgcatatgtattgctgtgataaatttattgcgaaagcaaatgttctacaaagtatgtatatttctatacttaaacaaaattattagaaccatcgtatgtttcttgcattcataaccaaatcatacttaagtcagcgcaacctaactgtcaatggtggtgttgttggtaagcgcttggaaggtcaagatgctaacacaggtcccaggttcgaatcccgacagaataaatttttaattttttgcttttaacatcgtatactatacaaattaatatttttcttactaataaaaattaaatttatcacaacaatattatgtatatgtatatacatattatgtatatgtatattgctgtgataaatttattgcgaaagcaaatgttctacaaagtatgtatatttctatacttaaacaaaattattagaaccatcgtatgtttcttgcattcataaccacatcatacttaagtcagcgcaacctaattgtcaatggtggtgttggtggtaagcgcttggaaggtcaagatgccaacacaggtcccaggatcgaatcccgacagaataaatttttaattttttgcttttaacatcgtatactataaaaataaatatttttctttattttaatttctattagtaagaaaaatatttatttgtatagtatacgatgttaaaaggcatacatcttgtgtatctgcacatgctaatatgagtgtatgtatacgcatgtgcgcgcattgacttgcatgttcatacattcatatatacttatatgtatatattgcatacattgccgaacaaataaatcacaagcatacaaacatacatatgcgtacacatatgaatatgtcaccaacaaaaaaatgatcttcacaagtcaatccggcagccaaattggcgaagaacaaaagagagatgattacgctgcatattctcttccgcaacgaagagacggaactactttctgagtcaaaattcattcatttagactttgctttattcttcattttatgtgcataataaatttataaaatgtgaatttaagttttctagttttctttcatacaaaatgatatgcatttctgaatatcactaagaagtataacttcatccacgcgtagggactccacgcaccttttttttcaacGTCTGAGAGACTTTTGATAGCGTATGTGATTATCTTCGGATCCCCACCGCTGTCGAATTGAATTAAGACTGCTCCTAAGGCTATTGGGCTGGCATCAGCTATTACGCGCGTTCTGTTCTTTGGATCGAAGAATGCTAAGTTGGGTATTTCCGCTAgataagtttttagttttttaaatgccTGTTCTTGATTGTGACTCCAGATGAAAGTGCTACTTGATTTTAGGAGACTCCTCAAAGGCTCAGTAATATCAGCtaattttggtataaatttCTTTGCGTCTTATTGGTTGCTGGACTGGCCGGATACTACAATCTATTGCTAAACtaactttaatgtttttaatttttggaaatggcTCTTTATCTTCAATTCGATGGACATTTAACCCTACTCTCAAAACATTAAGTTTTACTGCTGAGTCCCGCCCTAAGAGTGATTGACTTCCCTTTTCAATAACATAAAAGGTAGCAATCAGTTCTGTATGAGCTGTAGCGATTGGCGCGTCAAATACCTGCAACACTTTCAAAAGCTTATCCGCGGCATACGCTTTGAATTGATTTGGAGAGTGGGACCGCATGTTCCACACTACGGCCTGTCCGTTTCGTAACTCCGACCAATCTCCTTCacttattaaattaaatcgaGACCCAGAATCTATTACCATGTCAATCGTTCGGCCACCAACAGAGCATCTAATCCTCTCATCGCTCATATCATCATCAGTCGAACTCCCGCATTTCTTCAGATCTCATCTCACCCTCATCATTTATGCAGCGCACTCTAGATGCTGCCATGCGCCGCCGTTTCAGGTTATCATAACTACCACTTCCGTGCTCACGTTTGACCCTTTTTGTTTTACACCTCACTGCAAAATGACCCTGTAGCATACATTTATTGCATTTAGCATTCTTAGCCGGGCAGTTAAAGTCATTACTCGTATGCCCTTTACGCCCGCATCTTTCGCATTCAGCAGTATCAAACTTAGTTTTGTTAGCGATTTTGTTTACGTTTAGTGGCACTACGTCAGAAACTATTGTTGTCGTTTGGCTTTTTATTGATTCGTGTATCTGACACATTTCAACCACCTGCGTTAAATCATGTTCTTTTTCCAGGAGTCGTTTTTTCAAATCTATTGGTGCCCACACATCGATGTGTTTATCTTTTATATTCGTTTCTATAACTTCTTTCTCGGTCTTACCGAATTGATATTTAGCAGCTTGACCTCTtagttttaaaatgaatttatttaggGTTTCCCCTTCCATTGGTTTCAGGGACCTAAATAGATGTCGTTCGAACGTCGAGTTCCTCTTTGGAGAGAAATGTTGTGTCAATTTACCCACGAGCACCTCATATGGATCTacaccttcttttccttctacCAGCGCGTCTGGGATATTATACGCGACTTCTTGTAATTGAGCGCCGCCAAGGTGTAGCAGTTTACTTCTTTTCTTAGACGCAGTGGTAATGTCTTCTGCTTCTAAGTACAGCGTAAACGATCGAAGCCATTTTTCCCACTCTGTTCGGATTATCGACTTGTCCATCACGTCGCATAGAAATGGTGCCACACTGGGATTCATCATTTTCTTAGTATAATTGTGcctttatgtttgtatgtatatgcaatttaatgccaaattttCTCTCTTCTCAAATTTCTTCACCTTGCAATTTAATGCCTATGCAATTTAACGCCGAATTTTCTCTTTATTATTTAGATTCTCTTCAACTGGCAATTTAATGCCTATGCAATTTAATGCCTATGCAATTCAATGCCGAATTTTCTCTTTTCTCAAATTTCTTCAACTTGCAATTTAATGCTTATGTGACTGAATGCCGAGTTTTCTCTTCTTTAAGTTTTCTTCGCGCACTCGCACTTGCGCAGGCAAAATTCAGTCGCTCTCACACACTACCTGTTGCTTTTTTGCCTCGCTGAATTGCGcagttatttgcaaaaaaaaaaattctctccaCCCTTCCcgattcgtttattttttcttttgttatccCATCCTCGTCGCCACTGTATTGACTACCAAATAATACACAGTATAGTTTCagtattttcatatattcaatGTATCAGTAttgtgtaatataatatataatagcgTATGTATTCACTGCGCACTCGATGACTCTACAATCTTAACTGCGCACTCGATGACCCTCGTTATTACTCTACTCGCTCCTCGCTCGTTTTCCATTCGCATCGGTGGTGCTGCCAGTTGTCATCACTCACTAGGGTTGCCACAAAAGACATgtaggttttttatttctaaaccttccccgattcacacagaacattctcttgaaaatttcatcaatattggttaagccgttctcttagcgttactaaaaaacaaacattcattcgtttgtatgggaaaaagaaaagggctggttttaggcgttttccggcaattattcgaatttttttctcagcagaaaccatctctgaacctcaacgaacattttaaaaaaagaattatcaaatttagttcagtcgtatgaaagttatgagcgtacatacatacatcttggcgattcatttttatctttatatatataaatcttctgaccgtgtgtttgcatttgaactgctcctaaacggatggaccgattttgatgaaattttgtgtgtatgttcaaggagattcgagaatggtttagatttacaatttggtccactggaaaatgttttttaatttattttttcatttttaatcaatcattaattttggaatgtttgaccgatagatggcgctaccatcgcagtatccaatgtTCAAACCccaaattggcgtaaacgtgcattaaagaaaacgatgccaaagtaaaaggcgacatctgtggatcaaggtTTTATATTGTgaacagagttgttcgttcttaagtaataaattggatGATTCAATACATTTATGGGTAGctagaacatttttttcatacctgctaactattggaaggggtatcttgacaggcaatttaaaattgcaaaaggtctggcataaaaaatagcggcataactgtagtgttgataaaaaatttgatatatacaaaaatcttttcgaagcattgcacagagcaatgcaatttttaaacgggaacgattaatacatatgtatatgcgtacaatttcaatctgatccttcctgaaaaataataaaattgctaaatattgggaatggtagaagagaactgcaatcaaatacacaatgcaatgaattaaaactggctcatttatcattcgatgaataatatactacGGGcatccaaaagactgatgccataaccttgccagccgatttttttgtctttccacgcttgagaaccgtttcttaatatgcagtccaccatgCTGACattcgattggactcgattgatttcactgatgcacagcccaaattcaatagtatttttaccccaaaaaccaattctttcttaactcacgaaatgctttttgatttatttttgttgcttcatcaaaaatccgattattccttaactaatacttataatctaactaatagaaatcatatagatggtattagtagtactatctatgtatcagccacagtaaaacgtaagcgggtcctctagtttatatatagatatgtagatTGTGTGTGTTTGactatgttaaagaaaatttaatatttgttatcgacataattattttcattcaagtgtaaaaacatctctgaatgatgaaatgtaatagattttgtgactgtcacttagaGAATAgtaaaatcgtctcaagtctcaaaagttgtctctaacttaaaatctcaaatttagagacttgtgatagtatcacagtacagaatcgcacggttagtaTGCTTTGTATGAGATTGTTTTCgccaaataaaatgaaaacaagaagaaacgttaacttcagctgcaccgaAGCATCCtgcacaggtgcatttcttttagtaactatgtgtccagtgtgtatggaagctatgtatatatatagtatagtaatccgatctaaacaattttttcgcaaattatgttattaccttaagcagtaatccatgtaaaatttcgtgaagataccacgtcaaatgcgaaagttttccactACAAACCGTTCGGTttatatgacaactatatgctatagtgaaccgatctggaCAATTTCTTTCGacattacattatttctataaacaatagttcatgccaaatttcgtgaagatacgaagcgtgttcaaaaagtatcgcgaattttgtgttttttcaaaaattgtttatttattcatgaatatctattttatccccttcaaagtaatcctcatgagatattatacacttgtgccaacggtttttccaatcttcaaagcccttcaaaaaataattttttttatcttgttCAGCTCCTtattcgatgccgtctttatctcgtcaagagaagcgtaacgtcgtcatttcatgggcctcttcagtttagggaacaagaaaaagtcacagggggccagatctgggaaatacggtggctgcggcatcattagtatgttgtttttggccaaaaagtcgcgcacaagcaacgatgtgtgtgagcaggggcgttatcgtggtgcaaaagccaatttttgttcttccacaaatccagGCGTTTCTGgtggattgcttcgcgcaaattgcgcataacttgcaggtaatattccttattgaccgttcttccatgggcaagaactcatgatgcaccacgcccctgcaatcgaagaaaactgtcagttacgattcgcgatactttttgaacacacctcgtatatcgccaaatgaggaagtttccatGCAAggatttgattccgatcattcagtttgtatagcagttatatgctatagtactccgatttgaacaatttcttcggagattacattgttgtctcAGAAAATGtcctataccaaattttgtgaataatttttttttttaaatgtgaaaattttccatacaagaatttgattccgatcgttcactttgtatggcagttatatgttatagtggtccgatatcggcagttgcGACAAATGAGCATCTTTTTAAAGAGgtaatgacgtttgcaaaaacgatatcttaaaaactgagggatataaatacagacagacagatgaacagacagacggacaatCGACtccactgatcatttatatatatactttatagggtcttccacgcttccttctgggtgttacaaacttcgtgacagacttaatataccctgttcaggattAAAAATGTGGaataatttatcaatatttatttatcgccttcaaagtattCACCAGATGTAACgcttttccagtcctcgaaacacttttcataagtattTTTTGGAATGACCTTCAGATCTCTCTTTGcgttttgttttatctcttaaATCGACGGAAATCAcgttccattccgatgattgttgatttatttgcaagtaaaactcataaacccatgtctcgtcGGCTATTATAtttgctctccatgaatgtgggatcggaatttgcacgatcaagcatgcccaaaaaaattgtttacgttACTCTTTTGCGTTTCATACCAAAAACTCACAGGAGATATCAAGCTCTCTTTCCatttctctaacacttgcctatatatccttcacttttttaatattttgatctGTTGAAGAGACTGAAGGTCGTACAGAAAGAGGCATATGTTCAAATAAGTAGTTgtttctttgtaaaaatataaacaatctAGCTTTCAAGCTTTGCTTTCTCATTTATCGTATCTTATAATGAAAGGACGCTTTCAAAAGAAGAAAGATCAAGTCATGATTAAGTTACATtcctttgtattttatttagaaacttTTAAGCTTTCTATCAAGAAGATCCAGGTACAATAATtttgacatttaattttattttgtgatgTGTTATCAAAACTCCCAAGTAAGAAATGTGCACTGATGTACATACGCTCTCACTAAAATTATCGTTTAAGTTCCCAAACTTACAGATACTTACATTTGCACAGCGGTTAGCACACATATCCAGCCCGCATCATTTGCTTTGTTAAACGTTTCTCGTTAAATTTAACACATCGTTGGGTGAAGTGTAACGGTGACGTTGATGATGCCGACGATGCCAAAAGGTTGGCGGTGACAATTATATTTTCGTTCAATTTTGCAATTACAATACATGTCTGTTGCATTGGATCGTTCTGCATACTTTTTGGCTTTCCATCACGCTTGATAAGCTATGGCGCACACCGCTCATTATAATTATAAGTAATTGAATCTTTGCTGTTATTGTGTTACTGTGCCAAATAAATTGCgaagataaataaacaaaatgtccTGATTGCTTAGGCTtgcaattaatcaaattatattttcaccTTTGACATATTATCGTAAGCTTAATAAACTGTTCGTCCACGCAAACACAACAACATTCCGAATACAGAAACTCcaaatggatacaattatacaaTGTATATCAAGTTTCAAATGA belongs to Bactrocera dorsalis isolate Fly_Bdor chromosome 1, ASM2337382v1, whole genome shotgun sequence and includes:
- the LOC125777475 gene encoding uncharacterized protein LOC125777475, which encodes MMNPSVAPFLCDVMDKSIIRTEWEKWLRSFTLYLEAEDITTASKKRSKLLHLGGAQLQEVAYNIPDALVEGKEGVDPYEVLVGKLTQHFSPKRNSTFERHLFRSLKPMEGETLNKFILKLRGQAAKYQFGKTEKEVIETNIKDKHIDVWAPIDLKKRLLEKEHDLTQVVEMCQIHESIKSQTTTIVSDVVPLNVNKIANKTKFDTAECERCGRKGHTSNDFNCPAKNAKCNKCMLQGHFAVRCKTKRVKREHGSGSYDNLKRRRMAASRVRCINDEGEMRSEEMREFD